A region from the Aegilops tauschii subsp. strangulata cultivar AL8/78 chromosome 5, Aet v6.0, whole genome shotgun sequence genome encodes:
- the LOC109736341 gene encoding probable aquaporin PIP2-7, giving the protein MSKEEVIAGGETADVAVEKAPYWDPPPAPLLDTSELTRWSLYRAVIAEFVATLIFLYVSLATVIGYKSQSAAQPGTGVGYLGVAWAFGATIFVLVYCTGGVSGGHINPAVTFGLFVGRKLSLVRTVLYIVAQCLGAICGAGMVKGIAGASYETLGGGANSVADGVSVGAGLGAEIAGTFVLVYTVLSATDPKRTARDSFIPVLVPLPIGFAVFIVHLATIPITGTGINPARSLGAAVMYNQHKAWKDHWIFWVGPLLGATVAALYHRFVLRGEAAKALGSFRSTGAATART; this is encoded by the exons ATGTCCAAGGAGGAGGTGATCGCCGGCGGGGAGACGGCCGACGTGGCCGTGGAGAAGGCGCCGTACTGGgacccgccgccggcgccgctgcTGGACACGAGCGAGCTGACCCGGTGGTCGCTGTACCGCGCGGTCATCGCCGAGTTCGTGGCCACGCTCATCTTCCTCTACGTCAGCCTTGCGACCGTCATCGGCTACAAGAGCCAGTCCGCCGCCCAGCCGGGCACCGGCGTCGGGTACCTCGGCGTCGCCTGGGCCTTCGGCGCCACCATCTTCGTCCTTGTCTACTGCACCGGCGGCGTCTCag GTGGCCACATCAACCCGGCGGTGACGTTCGGGCTGTTCGTGGGGAGGAAGCTGTCGCTGGTGCGCACGGTGCTGTACATCGTGGCGCAGTGCCTCGGCGCCATCTGCGGCGCGGGCATGGTGAAGGGGATCGCGGGGGCCAGCTACGAGACCCTCGGCGGCGGCGCGAACTCGGTGGCCGACGGCGTCTCGGTGGGGGCGGGGCTCGGCGCGGAGATCGCCGGCACGTTCGTGCTGGTGTACACCGTCCTCTCCGCCACCGACCCCAAGCGCACCGCGCGCGACTCCTTCATCCCCGTGCTGGTGCCGCTGCCCATCGGCTTCGCCGTGTTCATCGTGCACCTGGCCACCATACCCATCACCGGCACCGGCATCAACCCGGCCAGGAGCCTCGGCGCCGCCGTCATGTACAACCAGCACAAGGCATGGAAGGACCAC TGGATATTCTGGGTGGGGCCGCTCCTCGGCGCGACGGTGGCTGCGTTGTACCACCGGTTCGTGCTGCGCGGCGAGGCCGCCAAGGCGCTGGGCTCGTTCAGGAGCACCGGCGCCGCCACCGCACGAACCTAA